The following nucleotide sequence is from Anaerolineae bacterium.
CGGCGGCTTCCTCCAGGTCAGGTTTATTATAGCATGAAGTAGGCAAATAGATAAGTGTTAGGCCGGGGCTTCAACCTGTTCCCCCAGTCTTTGGATGATCCCCACCGTGAGGAAAAAAGTAAAAGCCAGGTCCACCAGGAAGTAGGCGTTATCTACCAGGCCGTGACTCAGAAAAACAACCATACTGCCCATCAAACCCAACACCAGGGGAGCCGCTGTTTTTTGATACAGCCGCCGGGCGTTGGCCCAGAAAGCAACTTGTAGCCATAGCAGTAAGATAATGCCCCCCATGCCCAAACGTGTGCCAAAATCCAGCACAATATTATGGGGATGGCTCAGGTTGGGTTCTTGCCAGGCGGCGGGCAAGATGTAGCGCGTGCGATATTGATAGAGAAAGTTATCCAGGCCGACGCCCAGGGGCCAGTTATCGCGCAGCATTGCCAGGGAGGCTTGCCATAATTTTAGCCGGAAAAAACCGGTGCTGCCCTGGTTGAAGTCAAACGTGGCGCGGAAGCGTTGGGTCTGGCTGAGGGGAAGTAGGGCCAGGCCAATCACAGCCAGACAGCCGATGGTGATGATAATCATTCGCCGCCAGTAACGTTTATGGTGGCGCAGCGCATAAAACAGAGTCATTAGCCCGATGCAGGCGGGCAGTCCCAGGAGTAAAGCGCCTTTGGAGAAGGTCAAAAAGAGGGCCACACTGACCACCATAAAGCCCGCCCCGTACAGCCAGCGCCTGATTTTTGCCGTGGCCTCGTTTGCTTGGGGCAACCCCGGCAAAAAAGCGACAGCCAACAGGACCGGCCAGGCCCGGTCTAAAAACACAGAGAGGTTGTTGGGTGAGCCGTACAGTGGCCCAATCACCCGGCGCACGCCCTCGGCGGTAATGGATTGGTTGGTAAAAAAGTAGAGGTACAGGGCCAGCAGGGCGTGCAGGGCGGCCCCGGCCACAAAGGCGTCAACCAGCCGCCAGGCCCAGCGCCAGCCCGGAGCAGTGTTAGCGCCCGATGGCCCAAAATCGCGGCCCAAGCGCACCAGAAAATAGAAAAGAACCGATTCCGCAACCAACACCCGCCACTCGCGCATGCTCACCCCAAAATTGGGCGCGGCCAGGGTGGCCAGGTAGCTGAGTATCACCAGGGCTAGGGCCGCCCAATCAAGGGATTTCAGCTTGGGGATTTGTAATTTGTAATTTGTGATTTGGCTAAAAACCCATCGCCCGATAAAGCCGAACGTGGTCAAGGCCAGGGCCAATTCAACCGGCGAAAAACGCTGGCCGGGTAACTGTTTGGTTGCCAGGAAAAAGGAAACATTGAGGGCAATCAACACCAGCCCCAAATCAGGACGCAGCAAAAGGGCCAGGGCCAGCAGCGGCAGTAGGACCAGGGCCAGCCACCCGGGCGCAAAATAAAAGGCCAGGGCCAGGGCAAAGGTAAAAATAAGCTGGCCGCTCTCGCCGAGTTTGGCATAATACGCTATCGCCACTGCCCCACCTTTTTTGCTAAGTTTAATCAGCGCCGGAAAAAAACTCAAGCTTAAGCCCAGGCCGCTGACCACAGCCAGAGTGCTGCTCAAGAGTAAAACTACCCATGAAGGGCGTGTTCCGGCTTCGTCGTAAACCGTCCAGCCGCTGATGGCCCACTGCCCCCAACCGCCTTCGG
It contains:
- a CDS encoding O-antigen ligase family protein, producing the protein MTQKTSWHNLTFTFIFIISLTATGYLARQWLLYPSPVPPANFLAANKGYGLTLDLTQYHDDTLADSLTSLGEGGLLWLRQPIAWAKIEPAPGEFNWASLDRAFTALAQNDQPFKLIAVLHTTPAWARPANTPSTTPPTEISHFGRFARAFAGRYGRQIDYYQIWHEPNLSANWGNAYVDPAAYANLLREAALNIQDVDPAAFIITAALAPTLEQGPLNLNDVTYLDQLYQNKANRWFDIVAGQAYGFDSEPADPADPDLLNFSRIELLRQVMLHHDDPAPPIWATAFGWNALPAAWTGRLSPWKSDTPAAQAQRTAAAIQYARRNWPWLGPMLALRWDTTGLANDDPAQGFALVETPEVLAAIQTATVKETIATPGRYPANHASGHYSSGWRMALTQADIPRHQPRTLTIPFEGTRLDLTVQRGPYRGYLWVTVDGQPAPALPQDEQGRSYVVLYDPLRGNEEVTLGQGSSSGAHEAIIEAEGGWGQWAISGWTVYDEAGTRPSWVVLLLSSTLAVVSGLGLSLSFFPALIKLSKKGGAVAIAYYAKLGESGQLIFTFALALAFYFAPGWLALVLLPLLALALLLRPDLGLVLIALNVSFFLATKQLPGQRFSPVELALALTTFGFIGRWVFSQITNYKLQIPKLKSLDWAALALVILSYLATLAAPNFGVSMREWRVLVAESVLFYFLVRLGRDFGPSGANTAPGWRWAWRLVDAFVAGAALHALLALYLYFFTNQSITAEGVRRVIGPLYGSPNNLSVFLDRAWPVLLAVAFLPGLPQANEATAKIRRWLYGAGFMVVSVALFLTFSKGALLLGLPACIGLMTLFYALRHHKRYWRRMIIITIGCLAVIGLALLPLSQTQRFRATFDFNQGSTGFFRLKLWQASLAMLRDNWPLGVGLDNFLYQYRTRYILPAAWQEPNLSHPHNIVLDFGTRLGMGGIILLLWLQVAFWANARRLYQKTAAPLVLGLMGSMVVFLSHGLVDNAYFLVDLAFTFFLTVGIIQRLGEQVEAPA